The following nucleotide sequence is from Mytilus galloprovincialis chromosome 12, xbMytGall1.hap1.1, whole genome shotgun sequence.
ATaccaaaaataataatttctttCTGAAATCAAATTCAGGAAGCAAAAGCAATAAATAAGAATGTGTTGAACTAGGTTGTGTTTTGAATAGCTGTTTCTTTTTCATTACATTATAAAGTAAATGTTTTCATCATTCAATTGTGTCTTTTGTTAACCCATTCATTCATCTTCTTGCtctaattatacccccgctttaaaaaagggggggtatactgttttacctctgtctgtcagtccgtccgtcagtccgtccgtcccatgaaactttcgtcacatttttctcaggaactacacacccaccctttctgtaatttggtatcaacatttatatatgtcagccataccgtgtgatgcgttttcagattcatcacttgacaacttcctgtttaccgaacacttgtctgattttacacatgatcgccaagttgaaaattttcgtcacatttttctcaggaactacaatacaaggatttctgaaatttggtttcaggatttatataagtcagctataccgtgtgatgcgttttcagattcatcactcgacaacttcctgtttaccgaacacttgtatgattttacacatgatagccaagttgaaaattttcgtcacatttttctcaggaactacaatacaaggatttctgaaatttggtttcaggatttatataagtcagctataccgtgtgatgcgttttcagattcatcactcgacaacttcctgtttaccgaacacttgtatgattttacacatgataaccaagtaaaatattttcgtcacatttttctcaggaactacaatacaaggatttctgaaatttggtttcaggatttttataagtcagctataccgtgtgatgcattttcagattcatcactcgacaacttcctgtttaccgaacacttgcatatttttacactattaatattatccacttgcggcgggggtatcatcagtgagcagtagctcgcagtttcacttgtatATAACCGTAGTCACAATACAACAGATAAATCCATGGTTAACTAGCTATCTAAGTACCACAGCATATATTTTCTTCCGATCTTAGATAACATTGTAGTGATGAACCTGAATCACTTATTAGCTTatattcacttcatttgaactttggtggatagatgtctcattggtaattataccacatcttctcattttcaTAATAATAGCCAGTCATGTTTATAAGTCCAAAAAGCTATAGGTTCTGCTTTTCAAGTGTCAGCTAGCATAGTTCATGTCATGATTTTTTGCTTGAAAACAATTTTGATAgaacatttatttcatttaatttttaccTCAATGCACCCCCTTTTCCATATCTTATTGTTTATTACCATGTTTAGAATTTGATGGTctctaatttttctttttttatgacaagAAAAAAAGAGCTGGACATTTTGTTTTGGTTATTGTATTGGTTAACTTAATAGTCACGTTGTTTCcagttattttgtttttgatctCAAGGATGTATGTTCCAATTCCAAATTGACTTTTAGTCATTAATTAAAGGCACAACCTTATCAATCTGATTCCACAGATTGTGTAGTTTCTTGTTTGTTTATGAGGTAGATATGGTAGGCTGCTGATATTTAGTAATTTCATATGCAGTACATGTATGTAATGTAATTTTGTATGCTGTTACAAGTAGATCAGATTTTTTCTACTAAACATTGTGAGAACTAGTCATTCTTCTATCAATTTGGAATATTAAATCAGgttgtttaatgttatttttcagaaaaagggagtTTAAAAGTATGTTGTATGTAaagtctaatttttttttttacatgatcaTACATGCCGTTATATGGTAGTCTATCAATTACCTGTTTTGTATGTGCTTTATTTTGCCCCAGTACCTTTTTTTATGGATAGTAAAACTTTGGTTCTCGGGATGTACTAGTGTATTTTCCATCATGTAGAATGTAAAGAATCAAATGTAAAATGTTACTTCTTGTGGCTTAACCATTCTGCTGATAGGTAAGAAGTTCTAACACTTCGTATTTCAAGATGAATATCTGTAATTTGTTTTCACCTTGTAGATTTGCACTTTAGATCATGTGGATATTGCACGACTATTTTTGGCTGCCACAGACATACACTTTTCTATACCCAGTTGCAACATGGCTGCCAAAGACTAAAATGGATGCATATCAATTGCAAAATGGAACACTTTTACATAAACATAACTTATATGTATATTCTTATTATTACTCAAAACAAggtgtaaataaaataattttattcagTAACAAGAGATTCAAGGAACACAATCTATGGTGGATATCATTTTGAACACATTTGTGGCAGATATCATTTATGAACACATGCCTGGTCTTTATAAATTGAACACATTGGTGCTCCCGTCATTAAATAATAGCTTACTCACTTAATCTGCGGACACATACACAATTACTCCATCAGATACATTTCCATCTTTTTTACACATGCACACTACTATATACACTCAATTCATTGATTCACTCATGCATTCCAATGACAGTATCATTCATGTTTTCTCTTTCGCAATTTCATATTTCTGAAACACATTCTATACCCCTCTTGATTTCTGTAATAGTGATGAGCACCATAATTTTTCACAACACTGTAATTTTTGAATATCTTCTTCTAAAAATCAACAAGTCATATAAAAATGCCCTTTCTGATTGTTGATtttaatgaatgtaaattctGTTGTCAGCATTTTCAAATATCaagatttttaattttccaaTTTGGAGAATACCTCTCATTAGTACGTTCTTTTCAAATCTattctttaatacatgtacataaaaatcTGTTATCTCTATATATGTAATCTACTCTTGCATCAAGTCATTTCTTCTTCTCATTCATACAATACATtcaaataaaagtgaaataaaaaataacaaataaaaataatatgaaaaaaacattgtataaaatattttatactaGAACAAAGTTTGCAATACATGCAAATGTAAAAATAAGTGTATAAAAATTAGAAACATAAAAAGTTTACATATATTGTGCATACATGcatattttcttaatttcttttttgCCTGATTTATGATATGTTAATAATATATATCGGACAACATATCTAAGCTTTAATGCTACTATCTTTTAAATTTCTATAAGAAATATTGACTTAATAAGTCTTTAAAGCACAATTGAATTGCCAAAAGGTTTGGTCATTGTGAAAGTATTAAATAGCatagaaagaaataaaaaacgGTTTTATTGTTTTCAGATAAAGTGATTATTCTAAAAATCATTGACTAgaaataaatatctaaaaatgTGTGCTTTTAAAGGCTCTTTCAATTCACCGGCTAGCCCATCTTGGACTTATTGTTGCTGAATCTTGTCTGACAGCTCATCAAGAGCTATTCCTTCATATGTGCCCATCATGGAAAATGGCCAACCTTTTTCCCCCAGCTGCTCAATAGAAAACTGATTTTCTATCACAAAGTCATCTCCAGTGTAAAGGGAAATAGCTCCATTTTCTCATGGTCTCCTAATTGGAGACAACTCTACCTGGCCATTCCTTCAGCTAACTCCACAGCATTGCTTGCTGGGATATATTGCACTTTTAACCTGCAACCAAGAGTTGCCTTATGAGCTACAGTCTTCTTAGATTCTTTTTACTCTTTTTACCTCCTATAGACGTGGTCTTTGCCTTCTTAGGTGACATTGGTACACACGGTTTTGAGCCATGAAAATTGTAAAAGCATTTTGTACAAAAGTCAAACAAACAATCTATGTTTTGACACTGTCCTCTTTCCTGGACTGGTAATACTTTGGACACTTTGGAACATTTCGGACACTTTCTTAATTTTTCATCATTCTTCAGAGAACTGGCAGCCTGCAAATAAAAGACATTATGAAAAGCAAGAAAActattttatattcataataaaTTTGTAGGAATACCATAACTGAATATCaatgtataaatatttgatttacatgtatgattctttttttttatcattctgtGCTTAACTGTTTTATGTCAGCTTTAAATGCAAAGAACATTTATACTATGttttatactttgtttatatGATTTGATTTTCTTGACTTATCACAACCTTTCACAatttttgataccttttctaacATTTAGAAAAACTGATGTACATTAAGAACTTAGCTGATAAAGTTTTTGTGCAAATTTTTTGGAACAATTTTCTGGCAACAACTTTTCAAAATCCCAGCACCCCTGTGTATGTTGACATTTACAAAATGTCTGTCTTGACTTTTGGGTTGTGgtcttgggttgctgtctcaatgacatattccaccttttttttaaatatatactagtacattttGATTTATAATCCTTATTGAACATACCTTTTGAAATAGATTAACTTTAATAGAACATGGAGTCAGTTGTTTGGTTAGTTTTCCTACAAGCTGTAGTGGTGCCAATGTGGTCTGACTATTCGTTAACCCTCGGAACTGCTTTGGTGGAGATCTTTTTCCTGCATTCTCCTATAATCAACAAAAGAAATGgtaaatttgtttgaaaatgaagTCTCCCTGAAACAGACCTATGTCCATCATTATTATTAAGAATATGTATTGTCTGAaaggtaatcatggtaatgggtACAAATGCTTAGAAGATTTCTaaaagcaacaaaataaaataaaatatacaaggTCACAaccatataaaattgagaatggaaatggggaatgtgtcaaagagacaacaacccgaccaaataaaaaacaacagcatatGTATGGATtgctttattaaaaaaacaaatgaaacttTCATTGGTAGGAGAAAAAAATGGGTCATCtgttaatattaaacaaaaagaaatctGAATGCGCAGAAGTACATGTAAGTAAATGTGTTCCAAACCATTTTACTTGCCATCAAACATCATGGCATATCTATAGTGTGGCcacattttgtttgtattttgaatTGCTTcatcattatcatttttttttaaactcattatAGAAATATTTTCTCTGTGAGTGTGAGactgaatttgaaagaaaaaaaaagaacttttaatttgcattataaaaggataatattgttttttgttgCTTCTCTTCTTTAGAATATGATCTTAACATGCTTTATAAAGCTTGTTTTACAACAAcctatcaaaatgtatttgttttccaTATTTAAAATATAGTGCAGTTTACAAAATCTTATCATTATTGAAGGGATTTTACCTTGCCAATAATCAGTCTGTCTGTGATGGATCTCTTTCTTTTCCGACTGACTGGATCACCATTACATACTGTCTGCCATCTTCTGCTCACCTCACACATACTGAAAATGGATATGGCCATAAGATCAgctgtatatttatatgtatacaaTTAAAGATATACTACAACATTTTTTTGGGGGTCTATGTACATGCATACATGTACGTTTAGACACAGTTTACACTCTTATATTTTACAATCATTGTGCATGTATATTACAtgtacttgtacatgttgtaactaCATAATTCACAAAGATGTTAAAAGCACTTTTAGCCATTTCCATAATTTTCACTCTTGACAAAGTGTTTTTACAAAAGAATTTATTTTCTTCAGTTCTATGTATATAGTCATATTTGTCAACCagtgtcttttttttaatgttgaaatgAGTTTTCTACATTTTTCTTGTTGAAAAATTTCATATAACTTTCATAACTTCATGAAGAATATTTTATGGCCTAATCATgctaagaaaagaaaatgtattacTAGCTCATGACCAATAGTTAGATGTATACCTGCATAAATCTTTTGGATCTAAGTACTGAAGTATTGCAGAACAACTTATGTTTCTATCCGCTAGTTCTGAGATGATGTCCACATGATCAAGGCCCATCTTCCTTCCAATCACTTTTTCAGGATATATGGGTGAAAATTTAAGCATAACTTCATCAAATCTTTCCACTAAACTTGAAGTGTAATCGTCAGTACCAAGTTCCATGGGACAAGGTTCAAGGTCAAGGTTTAAACTGTAGGAAGGAATGGTAACGGACTGTCTCTTACTTCGCCCACTTTTCCTGATGTCATCACAATCGTCTATTGTGTCAGCGAAAAATGTGGAACCTGGTGTTTCAAAGAAACGATTGACCTTGACATTAAAAGCACATGTGTAACTATCGTCTAATACGCTATCACCTCTGTACTTGTACATATCATCAAAGTTTGTCACAGGAGACCATTTCTCATTCTTACAAACTGTACTAGGAGTACTCATACACATTGTTTCATCACCACAACATGAGTCTGTGAAGGATTCATCAAATCCTGAATCATTGACTTGACCTGTTGACATTGATCTTGTGACCTTGGGCGTCTTCTGGTCAACCATCTCTCGTGTTAGAATTGGAGTAGATGTGCTGACAGACCTCATCTTTGCTGGATTGAAAGGTTCCATATCTGAACGGAAATCTGTTGACATGAGCGGTCTCAGGAATGGTAACGGTCTGTGTAACAGGTCATCCATTCTTCAAACTAAAAGAGAACaagtatatattataatttaagtTACTACCATGATTACCCTTATGAAGGTACATTTCATGTTTATTTGTACATCCTATACAATATAAGAAAGTTATTTCCTATGATTTATAAAAGTGGGTTACCTGTATGTGTGCAGTAGCTTAATAATGCTTAAACAGACGgcaaaaaaaacttaatttaaaataGTTTGTTAGCTTTGATTTAGTCACTAAATCATACAGTAGCATGCATTCAAGTTTTCGGGTTTGTCTCCCTTACAATGGAATATATAAGcacttacaaaaaatgtatacatgtatatataaaaaaatgacttacatgaaAATGAATAAGGTTTTCcatcatttaaaagttttaagaacaaatgtacatatatatgcaaACATATATATAGCTGTGGGTTGGTAAAGTGCCAGATAGAGAACTTCTCAATTCTTGATTAAgttattgttttaattcattcCAGTTGTGTTAATTAAATTGACACATACATTGCAAATTAAATATGAAGCATTTGATATATACTCATAATGGACAAAATATACGTGTAAAACTgtcaaagtattaaaatttaagTATAAGTACAAAAATGGAACACATGACATGACAGCTTGGACAAACAAATGCTTATATATACAATGACAGCTTGGGGTACAAAACATTGGTAGAGCTTGGACAGACAAATGCTTATTATTGACAGCTTGGAACAAAAAACAGGTGTGTACTCAGAAGATTTAGTTCTATGTCTCAGagccttaataaaaaaaatatacttataatTCCTTAAAAGGGAAGACAACACAAGTTTTCAAAATGTctagtttttttaaattgacacaTGATTAATatgatgataaaaataaaatattttacatttatcctTCTGTCTAAGATAAGAAGATTACACATCCTTAAGAAACaagaatagttttacattgtaaATTAGTTAAAGCTGATTTAAAAGTATATACAAGCATGACAGGTAAGATAAAGCAAAGTGTTTATCTGAACAATGTCAGattccattttttacattttaaataatgtAGCATGTGCACTACACAGTACTTAATGTATTGAATGGTTAATTTGACCCATGTCTTCTTGGTTCTTTCTAAATTCTTAAATATCATCATTGCATGTTTAGATCATGACCCTAATTAGGGGTATCTTTCTGACAATTATTGATGTAAATTCAAACCTACACTGTAGTAATTTTTCACACAAAAGACCCTCATCATCAACCTTGAACAAGTCGATTATcacttttaacatatatatatatatatatatattggaacctacatttaatttcatttttaaacacaTTCATAGAAAAAAGTGAATAGATTATAGGGTATACGTAATACACATGTAATTTACATTATGTATGTGGTAAaccctaaaaattaa
It contains:
- the LOC143054147 gene encoding F-box only protein 5-like; translated protein: MDDLLHRPLPFLRPLMSTDFRSDMEPFNPAKMRSVSTSTPILTREMVDQKTPKVTRSMSTGQVNDSGFDESFTDSCCGDETMCMSTPSTVCKNEKWSPVTNFDDMYKYRGDSVLDDSYTCAFNVKVNRFFETPGSTFFADTIDDCDDIRKSGRSKRQSVTIPSYSLNLDLEPCPMELGTDDYTSSLVERFDEVMLKFSPIYPEKVIGRKMGLDHVDIISELADRNISCSAILQYLDPKDLCSMCEVSRRWQTVCNGDPVSRKRKRSITDRLIIGKENAGKRSPPKQFRGLTNSQTTLAPLQLVGKLTKQLTPCSIKVNLFQKAASSLKNDEKLRKCPKCSKVSKVLPVQERGQCQNIDCLFDFCTKCFYNFHGSKPCVPMSPKKAKTTSIGGKKSKKNLRRL